Proteins found in one Amphiura filiformis chromosome 14, Afil_fr2py, whole genome shotgun sequence genomic segment:
- the LOC140169129 gene encoding uncharacterized protein gives MLHVTSFLILDVEVPAIESCPTDMELETDPGKATAMVVYQTPTATDNSGEVSVVCNPASGSQFPIGQTTVTCVTGDNSKNNETCDFVVDIKEGITSESPTSNAPSSSEPTTTTTTTNSNHNGGSTTESTTQGSTDPDSTTPGSTAPGSTTQDLTTTGSTTPESTTFDLSACSSALGMENKQIPDSRITSDKFYSGYPNLPSDGRLNDLSACSSALGMENHQIPDSRITSEKDHLYFYTNRACKGRLNGITFWDTSTTSSSWMQVYLGLTTAVAGLVTQGNDPNWVMSYYVQMQSFGRELKYITHELNNSYTSKKV, from the exons ATGCTACATGTTACATCGTTCCTCATTTTAGATGTAGAAGTACCAGCGATCGAGTCATGCCCTACAGACATGGAATTGGAGACGGATCCAGGCAAAGCCACCGCTATGGTTGTATACCAGACTCCTACTGCTACAGATAACTCTGGTGAGGTGAGCGTAGTGTGTAACCCGGCATCTGGATCCCAGTTTCCTATAGGACAAACAACGGTCACGTGCGTAACAGGAGACAACAGCAAGAACAACGAGACATGTGATTTTGTAGTCGACATCAAAG AAGGTATCACATCAGAGAGTCCAACATCAAATGCCCCGTCAAGTAGTGAAcctacaactacaactacaactacaaaTTCCAACCACAATGGAGGGAGCACAACTGAATCAACCACCCAGGGATCAACCGACCCGGATTCAACCACTCCTGGATCGACCGCCCCTGGATCAACCACTCAGGATTTAACTACAACAGGATCAACTACACCAGAATCGACCACATTTG ATTTATCAGCATGTTCTTCTGCACTTGGAATGGAGAATAAGCAGATTCCTGACTCACGAATCACAAGCGATAAATTCTATTCTGGGTACCCTAATCTTCCGTCAGACGGCAGACTCAACG ATTTATCAGCATGTTCTTCTGCACTTGGAATGGAGAATCATCAGATTCCAGACTCACGAATCACAAGCGAGAAAGACCATCTATACTTTTACACGAACCGGGCTTGTAAAGGAAGACTCAACGGCATTACATTTTGGGACACAAGTACAACATCAAGCTCCTGGATGCAGGTGTACCTTGGGTTGACAACGGCAGTTGCTGGTCTTGTGACCCAAGGAAATGATCCAAACTGGGTGATGAGCTACTATGTGCAGATGCAAAGTTTCGGAAGAGAACTGAAATATATAACGCATGAATTGAATAACTCTTACACCTCTAAGAAGGTATAA